A genomic region of Pirellulales bacterium contains the following coding sequences:
- a CDS encoding c-type cytochrome — MPATESTWRNLKTVHVIFGVSSVVLLLSTIWMLAADHNRSWKSIQRDTRRFDVWSANARIDEQDTQEFYDTERMLQEKLDAIGGAALSDDGRKLLDQFVAEAKQVEADRSAAEDIEIDIETLAGYTDEEERRTARIDLFNRMQDLIKRVRFREDAAARNLKFRRAALDKASADYSLAVGNGESEERTAALQGAFDQVRNEVAGLTIILQDEKSHREGLEAAFKEITAESDQAAKALKEHQGKIDQLRSASWERANDWKKALELPIIDAFGSPLKPDQIWLPNLTLNNNFRDVARFDRCITCHQSIDKTQAGSATKPAFAEASEASVSLPTPVKPPEAAEDDHEHSIQSALAKVEDVYGLRFAEHGLLKDTDVTVSAVYPEKLAAQAGLMSGDTVLRINNAPVGTLIDVLDYLLYHAKWGKPLELAVRRGLPQPYCSHPKLDLFVGSLSPHPMGKFGCTICHQGQGSATSFEWASHTPNSPRQAIEWSREYGWFNNHHWIFPMMPEMFAESSCLKCHHEVVDLEPSAKFPEPPAPKVVKGYELIREFGCFGCHEINGYAGANKRIGPDLRSEPTFFAVAQQIKADSGYSRLDDQVKGWVETLISKPSDNESRQRLHEYLVADAKSDQPKLSANTQRLEGAIKDIETPGTFRKVGPSLRYVKSKIGYQWLYSWIRNPRDFRPDTKMPQFFGLWNHLVPEERTDEEGHSGPVASEGQKESEKYEPIEIRAITNFLLKSSQPFEYLEPFAGVSLPPSIERGKEVFETRGCLACHQHDDFPQAKATHGPNLSRIGAKLKLEPYGAKWLYSWVREPNRYHARTVMPNVMLTPIKQPDGQVSDPAADATAYLMQSTENWQPTGVLPEAQWTNAERAALYDLAFLHLKDKFPAERAEKYLKEGIPRDRATGISGDEAALVQNGDASGEQAQIDRMLLYVGRRTISKYGCYGCHDIPGYEDAKPIGTALADWGRKEPSKLAFEQIGTYITHHAWPGKAAHNGSGHREHEDHGDGSADPSRSVVHAGIEADHAQFEIEQLPPNEGWLMEKLLGHEREGFLWQKLREPRSYDFKKTETKTYNERLRMPQFRFTEDEIEAVMTFVLGLVSEPPAPQYLASYSNDPREKAVVEGTKVLEKFNCAGCHQLDFETWDVAFKAGGLGSATVPDDYSFLLPHFTQQEIDDSLKSDRRGLFHARLYGHPAVDAKGQPITYDEDEEGEKFPGGTVANPFVLWENALIEGKPWLVGGKNPRVPIDRVTKYPGRGGDLGRWIFPAVVASELKVNPNAKPDEAWGWLPPPLVGEGRKVQTNWLHNFLLDPFMIRPSAVLRMPKFNLSSADATALVDYFAARDDAPAPYEFDARTSDDYLSEAQLSHPKLLDDALKIVTDNNFCVKCHLVGDFVPAGSVRALAPQLDRVNSRLRPDYVHRWLANPKRTLPYTGMPVNIPYDKPVDQALFPGHSSQQLDGVVDLLMNWNRFINSHFSVKPLIKAAPAPTNTTSTNN; from the coding sequence GTGCCTGCCACCGAATCCACTTGGCGCAACTTGAAAACGGTCCACGTCATCTTTGGCGTGTCAAGCGTGGTGCTGTTGCTGTCGACGATCTGGATGCTGGCCGCAGACCACAACCGCTCGTGGAAAAGCATTCAACGCGATACTCGCCGCTTTGACGTCTGGAGCGCAAACGCACGCATCGACGAGCAGGATACGCAAGAGTTCTACGACACCGAGCGAATGTTGCAGGAAAAGCTTGACGCCATCGGAGGCGCAGCGCTCTCGGACGATGGTCGCAAGTTGCTGGATCAATTCGTCGCCGAAGCGAAACAAGTCGAGGCCGACCGATCGGCCGCCGAAGACATCGAAATCGATATCGAAACTCTCGCTGGTTATACCGACGAAGAGGAGCGGCGCACGGCCCGCATCGACCTGTTTAACCGCATGCAAGACCTGATCAAGCGGGTAAGGTTTCGCGAAGATGCGGCCGCCCGCAATTTGAAATTTCGCCGCGCCGCTCTCGATAAGGCATCGGCCGACTATAGTTTAGCCGTTGGTAATGGCGAGTCGGAGGAACGCACGGCGGCGCTTCAAGGAGCGTTCGATCAAGTTCGCAACGAAGTCGCCGGTTTAACGATAATCTTGCAAGACGAAAAATCGCATCGCGAGGGTTTGGAAGCTGCGTTCAAGGAAATCACTGCCGAAAGCGATCAAGCCGCCAAGGCGCTCAAAGAGCATCAAGGCAAGATCGATCAACTACGCAGCGCCAGTTGGGAACGTGCCAATGACTGGAAGAAAGCACTGGAATTGCCGATCATCGACGCTTTCGGCAGCCCTCTGAAGCCCGATCAAATCTGGCTTCCGAATCTGACGCTGAACAATAATTTTCGCGACGTCGCTCGGTTCGATCGCTGCATCACCTGCCATCAAAGCATTGACAAGACGCAAGCCGGGTCCGCCACGAAGCCAGCTTTTGCCGAAGCGAGCGAAGCGAGCGTGTCGCTGCCAACGCCCGTCAAGCCGCCTGAGGCGGCCGAGGACGATCACGAACATTCCATCCAGTCGGCGTTGGCCAAAGTGGAGGATGTCTACGGACTGCGCTTTGCCGAACACGGCTTGCTGAAGGACACCGATGTAACGGTTAGCGCCGTTTATCCAGAAAAGCTTGCCGCACAAGCGGGCCTCATGAGCGGCGATACTGTGTTGCGGATTAATAATGCCCCCGTGGGTACGCTGATCGATGTGCTCGATTATCTGCTCTATCACGCCAAGTGGGGCAAACCGCTCGAACTCGCCGTTCGCCGCGGCTTACCGCAGCCCTATTGTTCTCATCCGAAGCTCGATCTGTTCGTCGGCTCATTAAGCCCGCATCCGATGGGTAAATTCGGCTGCACGATCTGTCATCAAGGCCAGGGAAGCGCCACCAGTTTTGAATGGGCTTCGCATACGCCGAACTCGCCGCGGCAGGCGATCGAATGGTCGCGCGAGTATGGTTGGTTCAATAACCATCATTGGATTTTTCCGATGATGCCCGAGATGTTCGCGGAGTCGAGCTGCCTGAAGTGCCATCATGAGGTCGTTGATTTGGAGCCGAGCGCCAAGTTTCCCGAACCGCCGGCTCCGAAGGTCGTGAAGGGCTACGAGTTGATTCGCGAATTCGGCTGCTTTGGCTGCCACGAAATCAACGGCTATGCTGGGGCGAACAAGCGAATTGGCCCCGATCTTCGCTCCGAGCCGACCTTCTTTGCCGTGGCGCAGCAAATCAAAGCCGACAGCGGCTATTCGCGACTCGATGATCAAGTGAAAGGATGGGTCGAAACGCTGATTTCAAAGCCGTCCGATAACGAGAGCCGCCAGCGCCTGCACGAGTATCTCGTTGCCGACGCCAAATCCGATCAGCCCAAGCTCTCCGCGAACACGCAGCGGCTCGAGGGGGCGATCAAAGACATCGAAACACCTGGCACGTTTCGCAAGGTCGGCCCAAGCTTGCGATATGTGAAGAGTAAGATTGGCTACCAGTGGCTCTATTCGTGGATCCGCAATCCGCGCGACTTCCGTCCCGACACGAAGATGCCGCAATTTTTCGGACTGTGGAATCATCTTGTACCAGAGGAAAGGACTGACGAAGAAGGTCACAGCGGGCCGGTCGCCAGCGAAGGGCAGAAAGAATCCGAAAAGTATGAGCCGATTGAAATCCGCGCGATCACCAACTTCCTGCTCAAATCCAGTCAACCGTTTGAGTACCTCGAGCCGTTTGCGGGCGTCAGTTTGCCGCCATCGATCGAACGCGGCAAAGAAGTGTTTGAAACTCGCGGCTGCCTGGCGTGCCATCAGCACGACGATTTTCCACAAGCCAAGGCAACCCACGGCCCGAATTTGTCGCGGATCGGCGCAAAGTTGAAACTCGAGCCTTACGGCGCGAAGTGGCTTTATAGTTGGGTGCGCGAGCCGAATCGCTACCATGCTCGCACGGTCATGCCGAACGTGATGCTCACCCCAATCAAACAACCCGATGGCCAAGTGAGCGATCCGGCCGCCGACGCCACAGCCTATTTGATGCAATCGACCGAAAATTGGCAGCCGACGGGAGTGCTGCCGGAAGCTCAATGGACGAATGCAGAACGCGCCGCCCTGTACGATCTAGCATTCTTACACCTGAAAGACAAATTCCCTGCCGAGCGCGCCGAGAAATATCTGAAAGAAGGCATTCCACGTGACCGTGCCACAGGGATCAGCGGAGATGAAGCGGCACTCGTCCAGAACGGCGATGCGTCGGGCGAGCAAGCACAAATCGACCGAATGTTGTTATACGTCGGTCGGCGCACAATCAGCAAATACGGTTGCTACGGCTGCCACGACATCCCAGGCTATGAAGACGCCAAGCCCATCGGCACAGCGCTTGCCGATTGGGGTCGTAAAGAGCCGTCGAAGTTGGCCTTCGAGCAAATTGGCACCTACATTACACACCATGCTTGGCCCGGCAAGGCGGCGCACAATGGCTCCGGCCACCGCGAGCATGAAGATCACGGCGACGGTAGCGCCGACCCAAGTCGTTCGGTGGTCCACGCTGGAATCGAGGCCGATCATGCGCAGTTCGAGATCGAGCAGCTTCCGCCCAACGAAGGCTGGCTGATGGAGAAGCTGCTCGGCCACGAGCGTGAGGGCTTTCTCTGGCAAAAGCTGCGCGAGCCGCGCAGTTATGATTTCAAGAAGACCGAAACCAAGACCTACAACGAACGGCTGCGGATGCCACAGTTCCGCTTCACCGAGGATGAAATCGAGGCGGTGATGACCTTCGTGTTGGGCTTGGTCTCCGAACCTCCCGCGCCGCAGTACCTCGCTTCCTACTCGAACGATCCGCGCGAAAAGGCAGTCGTCGAAGGGACCAAAGTGCTCGAAAAATTCAACTGCGCCGGCTGCCACCAGCTTGATTTTGAAACATGGGATGTCGCGTTCAAGGCAGGTGGTTTGGGATCGGCAACCGTGCCCGACGATTATTCGTTCTTGCTACCACACTTTACGCAACAAGAAATCGACGATTCCCTCAAATCCGACCGCCGCGGGCTGTTCCATGCTCGGCTGTATGGCCACCCCGCCGTCGATGCCAAGGGGCAGCCGATTACGTATGATGAAGATGAGGAAGGCGAAAAATTCCCAGGCGGCACAGTCGCCAATCCATTCGTCCTCTGGGAAAATGCGCTGATCGAAGGCAAGCCTTGGCTGGTGGGCGGCAAGAATCCACGCGTGCCGATCGACCGCGTTACCAAGTATCCTGGTCGCGGCGGCGATTTGGGGCGGTGGATTTTTCCGGCGGTGGTGGCCAGTGAACTCAAAGTCAATCCGAACGCTAAGCCCGACGAAGCTTGGGGCTGGCTCCCTCCGCCACTCGTCGGAGAAGGCCGCAAGGTGCAAACGAACTGGCTGCATAATTTCCTACTGGATCCGTTCATGATTCGCCCGTCAGCCGTGCTGCGGATGCCGAAGTTCAACCTGAGTTCGGCGGATGCGACGGCGCTGGTCGATTACTTCGCCGCACGCGACGATGCGCCGGCGCCGTATGAATTTGACGCCCGCACCAGCGACGACTATTTGAGCGAAGCGCAGCTTTCGCATCCGAAGTTGCTCGACGATGCGCTGAAAATCGTCACGGATAACAACTTCTGCGTGAAGTGCCATCTAGTGGGAGACTTTGTTCCGGCGGGCAGCGTGAGGGCGTTGGCACCACAACTGGATCGGGTGAACAGCCGCCTGCGTCCCGATTATGTTCATCGCTGGCTTGCCAACCCCAAGCGGACCTTGCCCTATACCGGCATGCCGGTAAATATTCCCTACGATAAGCCGGTCGATCAGGCACTGTTCCCCGGTCATAGTTCCCAACAGCTCGATGGCGTCGTCGATCTGCTAATGAATTGGAACCGTTTTATCAATTCACACTTCAGCGTGAAGCCGTTGATTAAGGCCGCGCCAGCGCCAACTAATACAACCAGCACGAACAATTGA